A stretch of DNA from Bacillota bacterium:
CATACCCATGGACATGAGGGTGCTTGCCACTACCATGTCGATGACCAGGAAGGGCACAAATATCATGAAGCCCATCTGAAAGGCCGTCTTGAGCTCGCTTATGCCAAAGGCAGGGATCAGCACATATGTGGGTATGTCACTGGCGTCCTCAGGGGCCGGCAGGTTGGCGAAGTTCATGAATAGGGCCAGGTCTTTCTCTCGAGTCTGCCGCAACATGAACTCCCTGACGGGCTCCATAGCCCTGGATGCCGCCACGTCTTCCCTGATCTCCCCGGCGAGGTAGGGGGTAAGGGCACCGCCGTATACCTGGGTCCACACAGGTGACATTATGAAGAACGTGATGAACAGGGCAAGGCCGATTATGACCTGGTTTGGAGGCATCTGGTGCAAGGCGAGGGCGCTCCTGACGAAGGAGAGCACCACAACAACACGGGTGAAGCAGGTGATGAGGATCAGGAAGGCCGGGGCCAGAGAAAGCACGGTGAACAGGAAGATAATCTGAAGGCTCACCGACATTTGCTGGGGCTCCTCCACCAGGCCGGTGATGAGATCCAGACCCGGCACCATGGGCTGGGCGAAGGCCTTGGACGAGGTTAACACCAGCGCGGCCCCCACGGCCAGCGCCAGGTAAAGACGCCTAGACCTCATGGTCGTCCTCCTTCCGACGGCGGAGACAGGGTAGCCCTAGGCGCAACCCAACACTTCTATAGATGTCAAAGGGCTGCAGGGAGGCTGCCTCATCACCCGCACAGGGTTCCAGGTCCTCGTAGGCCCCCAGGGCAATCATGGTACGATCCGTCAGGCCTAGGAGCTGGTGGTGACGCCCCACCCTCACCAGGCAAATATGCCGGTTGTGGCCCATGGAGATGACCTCGACCAGCCGCAGGTACCGGCCGCCCGAGGAGGGTCCTGGCCTCCTGGCCAGGAGCCGGGTTCCCCAGATCGCCAGGGCCAGCACTGCGACGAATCCTGCGAGCATTCTCAGGGTCTGCCAGGTTGACTCCACCACCGGTATCACCTGCCTAGTTTCTTCACTCTATCTTGGGGGCTGAGGATGTCAGACACACGGACACCGAAGTTCTCGTCGATAACCACAACCTCACCCTTGGCGATGGGTTGCCCGTTAACCAGGACGTCCACGGGCT
This window harbors:
- the fliP gene encoding flagellar type III secretion system pore protein FliP (The bacterial flagellar biogenesis protein FliP forms a type III secretion system (T3SS)-type pore required for flagellar assembly.) — encoded protein: MRSRRLYLALAVGAALVLTSSKAFAQPMVPGLDLITGLVEEPQQMSVSLQIIFLFTVLSLAPAFLILITCFTRVVVVLSFVRSALALHQMPPNQVIIGLALFITFFIMSPVWTQVYGGALTPYLAGEIREDVAASRAMEPVREFMLRQTREKDLALFMNFANLPAPEDASDIPTYVLIPAFGISELKTAFQMGFMIFVPFLVIDMVVASTLMSMGMLMLPPMMVSLPLKILLFVLVDGWHLVVRSLVMSVR
- a CDS encoding flagellar biosynthetic protein FliO, encoding MESTWQTLRMLAGFVAVLALAIWGTRLLARRPGPSSGGRYLRLVEVISMGHNRHICLVRVGRHHQLLGLTDRTMIALGAYEDLEPCAGDEAASLQPFDIYRSVGLRLGLPCLRRRKEDDHEV